The DNA region AGCCCCGACCGATCCTCTTCTTCAGTCGGTCCTGCAAACACTTTCGCGTACATGTCGCCACCGTGCTGTCTCCCGTATTCATGCACGCATAGAACGAGTTGCAGGCAAAAACGTATCCTTGCCGACACAGTTGCAAGTAGAAGGAACAATCCTTGTAGAGAGGCCCGCCTGAACCCGGGTACAAGCCCAATGGGTCCGCATCAGTGCTTGGCAGAGAGTTGGCATAGCCATACGCAGCCTGTTCTGGCCACAACAGATCCACGGTCATCCACCTGCCATCCTCCGGTGCCTCCACCCTGGCCCTCATATAGATGCCGCCATCGGCTTGTTCCCGGCATCCCAGCGTCCCGACGAAATTGTACTTGGTGGGCGTACTGCCGGTGCGGGTACGCGTCTCGCCATACGGCCAGTAGGTGAAGGAGTCGGTCTTGGTCAGACCGCTGTAGAGCGAAACCGTGCTGCCCAGGGCGTCCGAGGAGTAGAACTTGCGCGTTCCCGAGCGCTTCTCCGCCACCATCTGGCCGTTGATATTCGTGTAACGAACGCTCATTGCCATTTCAGACTTCTCCCATCATATCGGCCAGCATCTAGCTGGACACCACGATCCGCTGCGCTTGTTCTTTCGAAGCGACACCCAAGTCCCTTAACACGCTTTGAAACTCAATCAAGCCCAAAACGCTGAGTCCAAATCCAACCGATAGAGAGGCTACTATGATCACCACTGCGATGGGACGCTTGGGTGGCCGTCCCCTACCCAAGCGAAGGAGCGCAAGCCCAGCTAGCAACGCTTGCCCAATGAGAAGGACCCACCTTGCAGGCGCGAGTTGGGGAATTGTCGTTACTAGTCCCAAAATGTAGGCGCCTTGGGCAAAGTAGAACAGGATGACGCCAATCAGTAACACCAGGATACTGGCTGGAAGTGGGCTCGGTCTTCCCACTACATCGCTCCCCTTCTATTGAGGTCGTCAATAATGCGGATGACGTCCCCGGGGTCCCAGAGACCGAGAGTCGGAGAACCCATCGCACCACCATTACAACAAGTCGATTGACCATAGGCCATTCTTGATCCCTCTGAGCCATCGAACGGAAATGGGAGTGGATTAATCCCTATCGGGTCTGGTAAAGGGGGAACACCGCCGGAGCAGTCCGACGCACACTCCTTCCCCAAACAACCAGTCAAAGTCTTTTGCTCGCAACGAATGTACCAATTGCATGGATCGCCTGAGAATAAGCACTTATTGCACCCAGGGTCAACGGCGACGGACCAACATGGACTTGATCCTGAATATCTATCCTGGAAGTGATCGAACAGACACTTATTGATGCAATCGAAGCACTTTCTTCCCGACGCATCCGTCCCCCACCCGCGGTCAATAGCTAATCTGCACATTATCCATGAGACCCGGCAGAAGCATCTGAGCGCATCGTTCGATGGATCTTTCAATGACTCGTCACAGTACTTTCGCGTTCGATGCCGACAAGGACGCGGATCGACATCCAGACCACGGCGATCAGTATGAGTGACCGGGGAAGAAAGACAATATGCATAGGCACCCCCCATGGGCCAGTACGCATCCACGGTCATCCACCTTCCATCCTCAGGATCCTCGACTCTGGCCCTCATGTAGATGCTGCCATCGACTTGTTCGCGGCATCCCAGCGTCCCGACGAACTTGTACTTGGTCGGAGTCGAGCCGCTGCTGGTCCTGGTCTCGCCATACGGCCAGTAGGTGAAGGAGTCGGTCTTGGTGAGGCCGCTGTAGAGCGCCACGGTGCTGCCCAGGGCGTCCGATGAGTAGATCTTGCGCGTCCCCGAGCGCTTCTCGGCCACGATCTGGCCGTTGATATTCGTGTAGCGAACGCTCATTGCCATCTCAGACTTCTCCCAACATGTCGTCGCCGTCCCAGATCAAGGTGACCATGGGCTTCTCTGGTTCGTGCTCGGTCCTCCTCAGACCATCACCAGCATAAGTGTAGCTCGCCAAGGTCTGGGAACCCGGGTCCGGATGAATCGCCACGACCTTCAAGCGGTTGGCGGGGTCGTAAGTGTTCGTGGTGGTTTGACCGGTCGCAGCTTTCTCATTTGTCCACAGCTCTACGGTCTTGTTGCCGTTGTCGTCGTATTCGTACGAATAGTTCGCGTTACCTTGGACCATCGTGACCAACCGATCCGCCGCATCGTAGGTGTAGGACCTGGGACTCGATCCCTCCTGGTGTTTGACCAAGATGTTGTCGGTGTCGTCGTAGACGAACGTAGCGGCCGCTCCCGAGAGTTGCTGGGCCGTCAAACGATCGCCATCGTCGTAGACGAAGGTCGCTGGCGAGCCGTTCTCGTTCCTCAGCGTTCGGTTGCCGACAGCGTCATACCCGTAGGTAAGCGTTGCCAGCACGCCAAGCAAGTTGGCATCGACCTGCGTAGTCGACCTACCAACGGAATCGTAAGCGAACTTGCGCGTGATCGAGGAATCGATCATGGTCGTCAACCTGCTGTCAGCATCGTACTGCTGCGTCGTAACGATTCCATCCGGGTCTTTAGCACTGGAAGTACGGTTGAGCTCATCGTAGGTGTAGGTGAAGGTCCCGCCGTCGGGATCGACCAGAACCGTCCGGTTGCCGACCGCATCGTACGCATAGGCTTGAACCAGAGATCCGGGGTCGGTCTTGCCCGTCATCCGGCCCGCATCGTCGTAGGCGTAGCTGGTGGCTCCCGCCCAGTCCGTCATCGTCGTGCGCCGACCAACCGCATCATAGGCGAGACTGACGGCGGTGCCGTCGGCGTACTGGGTGACGCTTAGCCGGTTGACGTCGTCGTAGCTCATCGTCATGACCTGGCCCTTGGCATCGATCGTGGTGACGTTGCGGCCGGCGGCGTCGTAGCTGTAGCTCGTGCTCTTGCCAATCTGGTTGGTGATGCTCTTCTGGCGTCCCGCCTCGTCGTAGGTCGTCGTAATCAGCCCGCCTCTTGCATCCTCGATCACGGTCTGCTGGCCCGCCAGATCGTAGGTGTAGCTGGTGCGCCGTCCGAGCGGATCGACGCTGGCGATCATCCGGTTCGAATCCGCCGCGTAGACGCTGGTGTGGACCCGCCCGAGCGCGTCGGTGGTTTCGGTGCGACCACCCGCATCGTTGTACGTGTAGCTGGTGCGGTTCCCAAGGGCATCGACGTTTGCGCTCACCTGGCCCGCCAGATCGTAGACGGTCGAGCTGACGAACCCCATCGGCGTCTGGACGGCCGTCTGTCGCTTCATCGAATCGTAGGTGTAGCTGGTGCGGCCACCCAAGGCGTCCACGCTGGCGATGGCGTCCCGGGCGTTGTAAACCGTACTCGAGATGTTGCCCCGCGCGTCCTCGACGGTCTCGGGCCGACCCGAACCGTCGTAGCTGTAGCTGGTGCGATTGCCCAACTCGTCGACGTTGGCGATCTTCTGCTTGGCCGCGTTGTAGACGATCTGGCGGCTCTTGCCAAGCGCGTTGGTCATCGTCGTCAGATAACTCATGTCGTCGTAGAGGAAGGAGCTGACGTTGCCCAAGGCGTCCGTCACGGTCGCCTGCTTGGCCCAGCGGTTGTAGGTGTAGCTCGTGCGGTGTCCCAGCGGATCGATGACCGCCTGCATCAGGCAGGTGTCGTAGAGGTAGCTCGTCGTCTGGCCTAAGGGGTTGGTGACGGCGATCAGATTGTCGCCATCGTCATAGGCATAGCTGGTTTTGCGGCCCAACGGATCGGTCGAGGTGATGCGCCGGTTGAGCGAGTCGAAGGTGTTGGTCTGCACGCCTCCGTCGGAGAAGATCGTGCTGGCGACGTTGCCTCTCGAGTCGTAGGCATGGCTGGTCCGAAGGCCCCGCGCATCCACCGAGGCCGTCATCTGGCCGTCGCCGTCGTAGACCCAACTCGACACCCGCCCCAGCGGATCGGTCGCCCGGATCCGATTGTTCGAACCGTCGTAGCCGAACGTGGCGACGCCGCCGTCTGGATACTGCAGGGTCGTCAGATTCGAGGAGGCGTCGTACTGGTAGCTGGTGCGGTTGCCCAGCGGGTCGTCCGATGCCGTCAACAGGTTGCGGTCGTTGAACGCCATACTGAAAAGCGTGCCCGAGGGAACGGTGCCCTTGACCCGGCGCCTTTTGTTGTCGTAGGCGTAGGAGATGGTGAAGCCTTCGGGACGCTGCTCGCGGGTGATGTTGCCGTTGTCGTCGAGCAGGTAGGTGGTTTTGGCACCCGATGGATCGGTCTTGACCGAGCCGCTGATCCCCACCGAATCGCCGTAGCCGTAGGATGTGACTCCGGTCCCGGCGGCCAGGGAGACCACACGCTGCTGAGTGTCGTACATGTACGTGGATCGGTAGCCCCGGGGATCCTCAATGGCGTGGAGCATCGTCGTGGAGGCACCAGCCAGCGAGTAGACGTACTTCGTGGTGCAGCCAAGCGGCGTCGTCAGCGTGGTCAAGTAACGCTCGGAGTCGTACTGGAGCGTCCATCGGCGGCCGGTCCAATCCTCCACCGCGTTCAAAAGAGAAGTCGGCCCGCCAGGCGCGTAAATGAAGCTGGCCACGTCGCCGCCGGGCGTCTCGATGGTCTTGAGGACGCCCAGTTCGTCGCCCGTGCCGTAGCTGTAAGTCAAAGCCAAGCCCGCAGGCGTCGTCACCTTGGTCAGCTGGTGACGCGTCGAGCCGGACCCCTTGATCTCGTAATCCATCTGGCCGCCGCCCGGCAGATACTCGGTGAATTTTCCAGACCCCGTGTCGTAAGCCAAGGTCGAGCCGGAGTACATCATGGAATCGGCCGCGTAGGTCGTGATCCCGCCCGAGGTGCCCACCGGCGTGTAGTAGTACAACTTGCCATCGCCGCGCACGATCACCGCCGCATCCGAGGGGTCGGTGATCTTGTTGACGTAGGCGTTGACGCTGGCCGTGCGCCCTTTGCCGAACATCTCGTCGGCGCTCGAGCGGCTGTTGTAGAAGAACTCGATTCGCAAAGCCCCACTCTTGATCTTCAGAGCAATCTCGGGATCGACCACCAACTCCCCGCTCGAGGGATCTGGCACCGGCTGGTACGGATGACGCCAGAGGGGATCGGGGGAGTCTCCAGGTCGGAGGGCTCCTGGGGGGAGAACGGGACTCTCGGGCAATTGGTACGTGTAATCCATGGCAGATTCAAATCAAAGGGTCGGGCACTCGGGCACGGGGACTGGGAACGGCCAGGTGACGTAGTCGGACTGGCTCGGCACGTAGGGATCGCAAGCATCGGGAATCGGGCTGAAGCCCTCTGACGAACAGTAGCTCGATCCGCCGCCGGCCCCACCCATCGTTTTCACCAAGTCGTCGTAGCCGTTGACCACATGGAACCCTCCCCAATCAGGGCGCCCCAAACAATGCGCTCCAAAACAACCACCTAACATTCGTCTTCCTCCAACGCGCTCCGCAGGGCCCCGATCGCCCTGTCAGCGCACTCGCCTTTTCCGTCGGGAAGCCCCCCAAGGAGCAGCTCCAGATCGCGGGGCTCGAGCAGCCGGGCCACCTCGAGCGTCTTGCCCCGAAGCACCTCCGCAAGGACGCTCGCGCATCCTACGGCCGCGGGGCAGCCGTAGGTCTCGTAACCGGTCCGGGCGATGGTCACGCCCTCGACCGCCAGCCACAGCCGGACATAAGGACCGTCGCCGGGAATCCCAAACTGTCCGTAGTGCGTCGCACCCTCGACCGGCCCCGCGTTGCGCGGGTTGTAGAAGTGATCGAGAACGGCAGGACTGAACATCGCTACAGTTTGCTACGACAGAAGTATACAACAGATTACCCGGCAGTTGTCCCGGTATTTTGAGAGTCTCCCTCGGAAAGTGTCTGGAGGTACTCCTCGGTCTGCTTGTGGCCCGGATTGAGAACGAGCGCGCGCTCAAGAAGGGCACGGGCGGCAACCACGTTTCCCTTTTGCAGATGATGCACGCCGAGCATGAAAGTCCCTTCTGCGCAGCCGACGGAGGTCAGAGCTTCGAAGTGCGGCACCGCCTCGGCGAGCTGCTCGCGGGCCACCAACCGCCTGGCCAACACGAGCCGAACGGCCAGCGAGCTGGGATTCCGGTGGAGCTCCGATCTTAAAGCATGAAGATCGTTGTCGTATCCGCCGATCGCTCCGGCATGGATTGCAAGCATCTCGGCCCACATCTCGCCCCCGCCAGTCGCAGTACCGACATGACCGAGCATCTGGTTCGAGGTTGCATAATCGCCCCGCTTGATCGCCGCGTCGAACAGAATCCGCGCGCTGGACAAGTGCTGCGGGGCCAGTTCCAGGGCAGTGGCGAAATGCTCCCTCGCGCCGTTGTAATCGCCGGATTCCAGGCACAGAACGCCAAGGTTGTGCCAAGTCCTGTAACCTTGGATCCCAACATCGATCGAGGTCAAGTGCCCCTCGACGCTTGCAGTGAGGGCCTTGCGGTACTGTTCCTTGGCCTCTTCGACCCGCCCAAGCGAAGTGAGGATTAGTCCCATCTGGAAGTGGAGTTCGGGATCCGGCCCAACCGCCTCGAGCCCCTTCGAGAACATCTGGAACGCCTCGCACTTTCGCCCAAGCTCCCTAAGCGAGATGCCGGCCAATGAATAAGCCTTGCGCAAGATGGACTCTCCGTCGACACACCTTGCGATGCAGCGCTTGAGCCAACGCACGGCTTTCGCATGGTGCGCCTGGTAATGGTGGGTCATACCGATGTTGAAGAGAACAAACGGGTGGTTCGGATTCTCCGAAAAGTCCAGGCGCAGAAGCGTCCAATCTCGCTCGCGCTTCTTTGCCTGTCCGGCCTCGGACGTGTCGTAGCCCGAATGCAACACGTAGGCCGGGCAGCGCTCGACCTGACCGCCATGATTGCGGATGCTGCGCAGGATCTGTTCGTGAATTCGAAACTCGAACGCCGCACCCTCGAAGCGCCTGAAGAGCTTGACATGATCCACCCTGGTCCCAGCGGCCGGACCGCTGTCCACGAACTGGACCGGGACGATAAACCCGGCTACCCCGGGGGCTGCACTAAGAGCTGTGTCGATCAGCGCTTCGCCCGAACTCCATGGCAGCGTGTCGTCGGCATCCATCCAGAAGATCCACTTGCCCGTGGCATGCCGAAGGCTCTCGTTGCGGGCTTCGGAGAAGCTTTCGGTCCAAGGGAACTCGTGAAGCTGGGCTCCGTGTTCCAGGGCGATTTCCATGGTCCTGTCCGTCGAGCCCGTGTCCACCACGACGATTTGGGAGAAGAAAGGCCTGGCACTCTTAAGGCAATCGCCCAGTACCCGCTCCTCATCCTTGACGATCATGCAAAGACTGATATTGGCCTCTCGGGCCCGCAATCCGATGCCCTCAAGAACTTTGTCGGGGTGCCGCGACTCTTTGAACATGATGCGCTCCGAAGCGAGCCCCGACAGATGGGAGGCGTAGCCTATCTCAATGTCTTGAGCCCACTTGGCTCTGAATTTCTGTTCGTTGCGGGCAAGGAGCGCCGCCACATCCCCAC from Fimbriimonadaceae bacterium includes:
- a CDS encoding iron-sulfur cluster assembly scaffold protein; translated protein: MFSPAVLDHFYNPRNAGPVEGATHYGQFGIPGDGPYVRLWLAVEGVTIARTGYETYGCPAAVGCASVLAEVLRGKTLEVARLLEPRDLELLLGGLPDGKGECADRAIGALRSALEEDEC
- a CDS encoding glycosyltransferase, which translates into the protein MPWHGEAGDWQGAAAIVEAAGGTVIVGDWRSEDDHRRAALAWLSDNKYSHALIPDGDEIIEPNLLRSLVLLADGDLADAVHVEWDTYWKSPEYVIRPRERFKPLILLKVGCATHVALRHYDAPRTLQLNGEYGIIHHLSYVGSDARIARKISTWSHRGELVPNWWEGIWLAWDRDRLLENLHPTHPAAYGSAVRIPVPKPLASPELANFVEARRTPHRLEPDTWPAISVIIPTCGQSPVFAECLDSLEACKDLLGEIIVVQDGPCPGLRVPKREPFQCLRSAQRGGFAAACNKGTAKAKGEIVLFLNDDAVLTRAGLIELVRPLLGRGTIAATGAMSNRCGHFQQTNSNYESLEQVEGFAIDFAARPAQDFETDMLVGLCLAVRKHAFDEVGQFDESFGLGTFEDNDLCYRLRRAGYRLVVAARSYVHHEGSSTLTASGGDVAALLARNEQKFRAKWAQDIEIGYASHLSGLASERIMFKESRHPDKVLEGIGLRAREANISLCMIVKDEERVLGDCLKSARPFFSQIVVVDTGSTDRTMEIALEHGAQLHEFPWTESFSEARNESLRHATGKWIFWMDADDTLPWSSGEALIDTALSAAPGVAGFIVPVQFVDSGPAAGTRVDHVKLFRRFEGAAFEFRIHEQILRSIRNHGGQVERCPAYVLHSGYDTSEAGQAKKRERDWTLLRLDFSENPNHPFVLFNIGMTHHYQAHHAKAVRWLKRCIARCVDGESILRKAYSLAGISLRELGRKCEAFQMFSKGLEAVGPDPELHFQMGLILTSLGRVEEAKEQYRKALTASVEGHLTSIDVGIQGYRTWHNLGVLCLESGDYNGAREHFATALELAPQHLSSARILFDAAIKRGDYATSNQMLGHVGTATGGGEMWAEMLAIHAGAIGGYDNDLHALRSELHRNPSSLAVRLVLARRLVAREQLAEAVPHFEALTSVGCAEGTFMLGVHHLQKGNVVAARALLERALVLNPGHKQTEEYLQTLSEGDSQNTGTTAG